The Alistipes megaguti sequence TCCTGCTGTCCGTGCTGCTGGGTATCGCCGTGGCCATCTTCTCGCTGGCCCGGCTGATGATCTATCTGCTCGAATACCACCCGATCGCCATCTGGTCGTTCTTCTTCGGACTGATCATAGCCTCGGCCCTGCTCGTGGCCCGGCAGATCGGCCGCTGGAGCTGGCGGACCGTTCTTTCGTTCCTGGTCGGGGCCGCCGTGGCGTGGTGGATCACCGTCGCCTCGCCGACGCAGACCCCCGACGACTGGTGGTTCGTGATGCTCTCGGGCGCCATTGCCATCTGCGCCATGATCCTCCCGGGAATTTCCGGCGCCTTCGTCCTGCTGCTGCTGGGCAAATACCAGTTCATCATGGAGGCGGTCGCCAATCTGGATATTCCGATCATCGTGATCTTTGTGGTCGGGGCCCTGGCCGGCATTCTGGCCTTCTCGCACCTGCTCTCGTGGCTGCTCAGGAACTGGCACGATCTGACGGTCGCCCTGCTGATGGGTTTCATGGTCGGATCGCTCAACAAGGTCTGGCCCTGGAAGCAGGTCGTTGAAACCTACGTCGACAGCCATGGCCAGGTGCAGCCGCTCATCGAGAGCAACATCTCGCCCGCGACCTTCGAGACCCTGTACGACAAGCCTGCCCTGCTCTCCGAAGCCATCATCCTCTGCATCGTGGGATTCCTCGTGATCTACGGCATCGAGGTACTGGCCCGCATCGTTGCCAAGAAAAACGAGAAATAATGAGACGTTTCGGACTGATCGGCCGCCCGCTGGGTCATTCGGCTTCGGCGGCCTACTTTACCGAGAAATTTACCCGCGAGGGGCTCTCGGATCATGCGTATGCTCTGTATGAACTGCCTTCGATCGAGGCGCTGCCCGGTCTGCTGGAGCAGCATCCGGACCTTTGCGGACTCAACGTCACGATTCCCTACAAACGCGAGGTGATCCGCTATCTGAACGCCGTATCACCCGAGGCACGGGCCATCGGGGCAGTGAACTGCATCCGCCGCACGCCGGATAAGGGCCTCGAGGGATTCAATACGGATATCATCGGGCTGCGCGAAGCGCTGAGCGAGTTGCTGGGGCTGGCCGAACCCGAGGAGGCGCTGATTCTCGGCACGGGCGGAGCGTCGCAGGCCGTGCAATATGCGTTGGCCGAGCGGGGAATTCCCTTTGCGCTGGTTTCGCGCGATGCGGCCAAGGGGAACTACACCTACGATAACCTGCCGTGTGAGGTGGTCGGGCGCAGCCGGCTGATTGTCAATGCATCGCCCGTAGGGACCTACCCCAACGTCGACGAGGCGCCGCGCATCCCCTACGCCTACATTACGCCGGAACACTACCTGCTGGATCTGGTCTACAATCCCGAGGTGACACGGTTCCTCGACTACGGACGGCAGCGCGGCGCGCACGTGCTGAACGGACGCACGATGTTCGTCGAACAGGCCGAGGCTTCGTGGCGGATCTGGAACGGACTGGAGGAGCGCTGATCAGCCCTGCTGCGACCCCGAAAGCGATTGCCGAAGGCACAAAGGCTTCATCCCGTCAGGGATGAAGCCTTTTTTCATCACTTCGCAGTTCGCACTATCTGTGCTGCAGCAGCATTTGGGCGCTCTCCAGATCCTCCTTGCGGACGACGACCTGCGCAGGCATGGTGCCGATGGGATAGATGGCCGACATGTATTCGTTGCGGATCGTCGACCAGATCCCCGCGCTGTCGAGCATCGACTTGGCAATTTCGGCTTCGGTAACGGTGTTGTATTCCGCCAATACAACCAACGAGTCGTCTTGCATAATCTTTCTTTTTTGGTTCGGTAGTTAAAGTTAAGCAATTTGTTGATAAAATACAAGAACAGCCCCGGGAATTCTCTGTAAATATCGTTATCTTTACAACGCTAAAATTTCCGGAAAATGTCCCAATTCGTACATCTTCACGTACATACGCAATACTCGATCCTCGACGGCCAGGCCAGCATCCCCAAGTTGGTCGACAAGGCCATCGCCGACGGTCAGCCCGGCATTGCCGTGACCGATCACGGCAACATGTTCGGCATCAAGGAGTTCTACAACTACGTCAAGAAGGTCAAGGGCAAATTCAAGGACAAGGCCGCGGAATGCGAAGCCCGTATCGCCGCCCTGCGCGACGGATCGGAGACGGTCGATGATCCCCAGGCCGAGATCGCCAAGTGCGAAAAACAGCTCGAGGAGTTGCACCGCAAGATGGCCTTCAAGCCCATCATCGGCTGCGAGGTCTACGTCGCCCGCCGCTCGCTCCACGACAAGGAGGGAAAGCCCGACCAGAGCGGTTATCACCTCATTCTGCTGGCCAAAAACCTCAAGGGGTATCACAACCTGATCAAGATCGTCTCGAAGGCCTGGACCGAGGGCTTCTACATGCGCCCCCGTACGGACCGCACCGAGATCGAGAAGTACCACGAGGGGCTGATCTGCTGTACGGCGTGTCTGGCCGGCGAGGTGCCGCGCGCCATCACGGCCAACGACATGGAGAAGGCCGAAGAGGCGATCCGCTGGTACAAGAACCTCTTCGGCGAGGACTACTACCTCGAGCTGCAGCTGCACAAGGCTACCGTCGAGCGGGCCAATCACGAGGCCTACCCCATGCAGTTGAATGTCAACAAACACCTGCGCGAGCTGGCCGCCAAATACAACGTGCGGATGATCTGCACGAACGATGTGCACTTCGTCGACGAGGACAACGCCGAGGCTCACGACAGGCTGATCTGCCTTTCGACGGGCAAGGACCTCGACGACCCGAAGCGCATGCTCTACTCCAAGCAGGAGTGGTTGAAGACGACGGCCGAGATGGCCTCGATCTTCGGCGAGTCGGATCCCGAGGCGATGGCCACGACGGTCGACATCTGCAACCAGGTCGAAACCTACTCGATTGACCATGCGCCGATCATGCCCAACTTCCAGATCCCGGCCGAATTCGGCACCGAGGAGGAGTATCGCAAACGCTTTACGGAGCAGGACCTCTACGACGAATTCACGCGCGACGAGAACGGCAATGTCGTCATGTCGGAGGAGGAGGGTCGCAAGAAGATCGAGAAGCTGGGCGGTTACGACAAGCTGTACCGCATCAAGTTCGAGGCCGACTACCTGACGAAACTCACCATGGAGGGTGCCCACCGCCGCTACGGCGAACATCTGACCGAGGAGCAGGAGGAGCGGCTGCGTTTCGAACTGCACGTCATGAAGACGATGGGTTTCCCGGGCTACTTCCTCATCGTGCAGGACTTCATCCGCGCCGCCCGCGAGGAGCTCGACGTCTCGGTGGGACCGGGGCGTGGTTCGGCCGCCGGTTCGGCCGTGGCCTACTGTCTGGGCATCACGCAGATCGACCCGATCGCCTATGACCTGCTGTTCGAGCGTTTCCTGAACCCGGACCGTATCTCGCTGCCCGATATCGACGTCGACTTCGATGACGACGGCCGCGGCCGCGTGTTGAACTGGGTAACCCAGAAATACGGCAAGGAGAAGGTCGCCCACATCATCACCTACGGCACGATGGCCACCAAACTCTCGATCAAGGATGTGGCCCGCGTGCAGAAACTCGTCCTCTCGGAGTCGGACCGTCTCTGCAAACTCGTCCCCGACAAAACACCCGAAGGCAAACCCGTCAAGAGCCTGGCTCAGGCCATCGAACTCGTCCCGGAGCTGAAGGCCGCCGAACAGTCGGACAACCCCGTGCTGCGCGATACGATCCGCTATGCCAAGATGCTCGAGGGGAACGTCCGCAATACGGGCGTGCACGCCTGTGGTACGATCATCTGCCGCGACGACATCACCGACTGGGTGCCCGTCTCGACGGCCGACGACAAGGAGACCGGCGAAAAGATGCTCGTCACGCAGTACGAAGGTTCGGTGATCGAGGATACGGGTCTGATCAAGATGGACTTCCTCGGTCTGAAGACCCTCTCGATCATCAAGGACGCCGTGGAGAACGTCTTCCAGACAAAAGGCAAGAAGATCGACATCGACGACTTCTCGATCATCAACGATCCGGCTACCTACAAGCTCTACTGCGAAGGCCGTACCGTTGGTACGTTCCAGTTCGAGTCGGCCGGCATGCAGAAGTACCTGCGCGAACTGCAGCCCTCGACCTTCGAGGATCTGATCGCCATGAACGCCCTCTACCGTCCCGGCCCGATGGACTATATCCCGGACTTCATCGCCCGCAAACACGGCCGGAGCCCGATCGTCTACGATATCCCGATCATGGAGAAATACCTGAAGGATACGTACGGCATCACGGTCTACCAGGAGCAGGTCATGCTGCTGTCGCGTCTGCTGGCCAACTTTACCCGCGGCGAATCCGACACGCTGCGCAAGGCCATGGGTAAGAAGCTCAAGGACAAGCTGGACCACCTGAAGCCCAAATTCATCGAGGGCGGCAAGAAGAACGGCCACGACGAGAAGGTGCTCGAAAAGATCTGGGCCGACTGGGAGAAGTTCGCCTCCTATGCCTTCAACAAGTCGCACGCCACGTGCTACTCGTGGGTGGCCTTCCAGACGGCCTATCTCAAGGCCAACTATCCGTCGGAGTACATGGCTGCGGTCCTGAGCCGAAACCTGACGAACATCGAGCAGTTGACGCTCTACATGAACGAGTGCAAGCGGATGGGAATCAGTGTGCTCGGTCCGGATATCAACGAGTCGGTGCAGGCCTTCTCGGCCAATCTGGCCGGCGACGTGCGCTTCGGTCTGGCCGCCGTGAAGGGGGTCGGCTCGGCCGCCGTGGAGAGCATCATCGTCGAACGCAAGGCCCGCGGCCCGTTCAAGGATATCTACGACTTCGTCGAGCGGGTCAACTATTCGCTCGTCAACCGCAAATGTCTCGAGAATCTGGCCTATGCCGGCGCCTTCGATTCGATCACGGACTTCGCCCGCGGCAAGTTCTTCGGCGTGGATACCCGCGATTCGAGCGGCGCCACCTTCATCGAACTGCTCATGCGTTACGGCCAGCGGTTCCAGAACGAGCAGAACAATGCTCAACAAAGCCTCTTCGGCGGTGGTGGTCATGTGGATATCCAGCGCCCGGTAACCCCGAGCTGCGCCGACTGGAGCCAGCTCGAAAAACTGGCCAAGGAGCGCGAAATGGTCGGACTCTACCTCTCGGCCCATCCGCTCGACGACTACAAGATCATTATCGACCACATGTGCAAGACCCAGCTTACGGAGCTCGAGAATCTCGATGCGCTCAAGGGGCAGGAGATTGCCGTGGCCGGCATGGTGATCAGCGTGCAGAACCTGATGACCAAGACCGGAAAGCCCTGGGGCCGCTTCAAGCTGGAGGACTACAACGGTTCACACGAATTCGCTCTCTTCGGCAAGGACTACGAGAACTTCCGCAAGTATCTCTTCCCGGATTATTTCCTCTTCATCCGCGGCAAGGTGCAGCCCCGCCCCTACAACGACAAGGAGCTGGAATTCAAGATCATCTCGATGGTTCAACTCTCGGAGGTGCGCGATACGATGATCAAGGAGATGTCGATCCAGCTGCCGATCGAGGAGGTCACCGAAACGCTGATCCGCGATCTGTCGGCCCGCATCCTCGAGGCAAAGGGCCAGACACGTCTGAAGGTGAACGTCTACGACCGGAATGCACAGGTCTCGCTGAGTCTCTTCTCGAAGAGCCACAAGGTGAGCCTCACGGCCGAACTGACCGACTATCTGGATGAAAATCAGATACATTATTCCATTGCATAACAACTTAAAAACACAAAAAAATGGCACTTGCAATCAACAAGGAGAATTTTGAAACACTCGTAGGCGGAGACAAACCCGTCGTAATCGACTTCTGGGCTGAGTGGTGCGGTCCGTGCCGCATGATCGCCCCCATCGTCGACGAACTGGCCGGCGAATACGAGGGCAAGGTCGTTATCGGCAAATGCGATGTCGAGCAGAACGACGATATTACGATGAAGTACGGCGTGCGGAACATCCCGACGATCATCTTCCTCAAGGGGGGCCAGGTCGTGGACAAACAGGTCGGCGCCTGCTCGAAGGATGCCCTCAAGGCCAAGATCGAAAAGTTGCTCTAAGCCGATGATTCATTGCGTGGATTACTGCGGCCTGCGGGCTGTGGAGTTCTCCAAGGGCGACTATGTGGCGCTGCTGATCCCCGAGATGGGAGCCAACCTCATCCGGCTGGCCGATACGCGCCGGGGCGTCGAGGTGGTGCATACTCCGACGGCGGAGGAGATCGAGACCTTCCGGCGTCGTCCGCAGGTCTACGGTCTGCCGATCCTCTTCCCGCCCAACCGCATCGCCGACGGACGGTTTACCTTCGACGGCCGCACTTACCGGCTCCCGATCACCAACGAAAAGGAGCACAACTTCCACCACGGATTTCTCAAGAGCCAGCCGTTCCAGGTCTCGAAGGCCGTGGAGACCGACGATGAGGTGATGGTCGAATGCCGCTACTACTCGAATGCGGGTTGCGACGTGATTTTCCGCGATTTTCCGCACGAGTTCAAGTGCAAGATCATTTTCCACCTCTCGGCCCGCGGGTTGGAGCAGGAGGTGGTCTTCACGAACCGCAGCCGCGAGCGGATGCCCCTGGGTGTGGGATTCCACACGCCTCTGTGTATTCCGTTTGCCGGGGGCGAGAATGGCGACTACGTGATGCGGGTGGCCGTCGGCGAACAGGCTGAGCTCGATGCGCGGAATCTTCCGACGGGCCGTAAACTGCCGCTCAACGCCCAGTTCGCACGGTTGCGTGAGGGCGGTCTGCGCGTGACGGGCTGCGAGCCGATTGAGGCGGGCTTCACGCTGCGCGAGATCGAGGTCGATGGCAAACCCTACCGCGGAGCCCTGGTCGAGAATCTCCGCACGGGAGTTCGGGTCTTCTACGAGGTGGACGACCGGACGACCTACTGGACGATCTGGAACAACGGCGGGCAGGTGCCCTACTGCTGTCCCGAACCGCAGTCGTGGACGACCAACGCCCCGAATGCGGCCGATCCCGAGGCCGAAGGTTTCTGTGCGGTGGCTCCGGGCGAGTCGTGGAGCGCCAAATACCGGCTTTACGTGCGGCAGGCGGGCGAATAATTGCGTTTCCAGATGCGAAATATTCTGCCTGACAGCAGAATAAGATGCGTTATATAAAGTAAGGCGGGAGGTTGTTTTTCAACCTCCCGCGTCGCTTTAGAACGACTCCATGAATACGGTCTCGGAGAGTGGTTTGCGGAGTTTGTCGTGACGGTCGGGCGAGGCGGGTTCGCCGGCTCCGTAGCCGATGAGCAGGATATTCACCGGAACGACGTTATCCGGCAGGTGGAACTCCTCGCGCACGGCTTCGGGCTTGAACATGCAGATCCAGAGCGAGTCGAGTCCGAGCGAGGCGGCGCAAAGCATCATGTGGTCCGTGACGATCGAGGCGTCGATGTCGGCGATCATCTTGCCGTCGTACTTGCGGGTCCACGCCTCGTCGGTCGCCGCACAGACGAGGATGGCCAGCGGAGCCCCGAAGTCCCGCGTGCAGCGGGCCAGGCGCTCCATCCCCTCCTTCGACTGGATGACAACGAGGCGCTGCGGCTGGCGATTGGCACCCGTCGGTGCGACGCGCCCCGCCTCGAGAATCTCCTGCAATTTTTCCGGCTCGACCTTCCGGTCCTGGTATTGACGGCAGGCATACCGTCTCTTGGCCAATGTGAGAAAATCCATCGTGTTCGGTTTTTTGTTCGAACAAAGGTACGAAAAATCACGCGGACGCGCAACAACTGCGAGTCCGGTCCGGTCGGCTGTGACGGAAGTTGTCAGTTGCGACTGACAAAGTGGCAGTCCCGCACGAGTGGCACACCCTTTGTGGATCTCCGGAGCAGAAAAAAACGAAAAAACAATACCTGTACTATGAAAAACGGAAAAATCGGAGTTACGACGGAAAACATCTTCCCCGTCATCAAGAAATTCCTCTATTCGGATCACGAGATCTTTCTGCGTGAGCTGATTTCCAACGCCGTGGATGCCACCCAGAAGCTGAAGACCCTCTCGGCCAAAGGCGAGATGAAGGGCGATCTGGGCGATCTGACGATCCACGTCTCGGTGGACCCGAAGGCCCGGACCCTTACGGTTACCGACCGCGGTATCGGCATGACGGCCGAGGAGCTGGACAAGTATATCAACCAGATTGCCTTCTCGGGTGCCGAGGAGTTTATGGCCAAATACAAGGACCAGGCCATTATCGGTCACTTCGGACTGGGCTTCTACTCGGCCTTCATGGTGGCTGACAAGGTCGAGATCTTCACCCGCTCGTGGCAGGAGGGGGCCAAGGCCGTGCACTGGAGCTGCAGCGGAACCCCCGAGTTCGAGATGGAGGAGACCGACGAGGCGCGTGACCGCGGCACGACCATCGTGCTGCATCTCTCCGAGGATACGAAGGAGTATGCCGAGGAGTCGAAGGTCTCGGAACTGCTGAAGAAATACTGCCGCTTCCTGCCCGTGCCCATTGCCTTCGGCAAGGTCAAGGAGTGGAAGGAGGGCAAGTATGTCGATACGGACAAGGACAACATCATCAATGACGTCGACCCGCTCTGGACCCGCAAGCCGGCGGAGATCACCGAGGAGCAGTACAAGGAGTTTTATCGCGAGTTGTACCCGCTGAGTGACGAGCCCCTCTTCTCGATCCATCTGAACATCGACTACCCGTTCCACCTGACCGGTATTCTCTACTTCCCGAAAATCCACAACAACTTCGACATCCAGCGTAACAAGATCCAGCTGTACTGCAACCAGGTTTACGTGACGGATCAGGTCGAGGGAATCGTGCCGGAGTATCTGACGCTGCTGCACGGCGTGATCGACTCGCCGGACATTCCGCTGAACGTTTCGCGCAGCTATCTGCAGAGCGATTCGAACGTGAAGAAGATCTCGAGCTACATCACCCGCAAGGTGGCCGACCGTCTGCAGGAGCTCTTCAACACGATGCGCCCCGATTACGAGTCGAAGTGGGACGATCTGAAGATCTTCATCCAGTACGGCATTCTGACCGACGAGAAGTTTGCCGAAAAGGCCGAGAACTTCATGCTCTGGAAGAATGTCGAAGGCAAGTACTTCACGCCGAAGGAGTATCTCGAGAAGGTCAAGGAGAATCAGACCGACAAGAACAAGACGGTCGTCTTCCTGTACGTGGACGATCCCGAGGAGAAGTACACCTCGCTCGAGGCCGCCAAGGCCAAGGGCTACGACGTGCTGATCATGGACGGCCAGCTGGACAGCCACTACATCAACTGGTATGAGTCGAAGAACAAGGAGAGCCGTTTCGTACGGGTCGACAGCGACGTGATCGACAAGCTGATCCAAAAGGAGGACAGCATCAAGATGTCGCTTACGGAGGCTCAGCAGGAGTTGCTGACGCCGGTCTTCGAGAGCCAGATGCCCAAGGATGAGAAGATTCACTACAACATCTCGTTCGAGGCGATGGAGCCCGACGAGGCGCCGGTCGTCATCACACAGAACGAGTTCATGCGCCGTATGAAGGAGATGGCCCGCATGGGCGGTGGCGGCATGAGTCAGTTCTACGGCCAGATGCCCGACAACTTCACCATCGCGGTGAACGGCAACCACCCCATCGTGATCCGGATTCTCGAGGATGTCGAGAAGGCCTACGGCGACAAGCTGAAGACCACGACCAAGAAGATCGACGCTGCCATAGCCGAGGAGAAGCGTTTCGAGGAGGTCACCAAGGACAAGAAGGAGGCCGATCTGACGCCCGAGGAGAAATCCATGCGCGAGGAGCTGTCGAAGAAGGTTGTCACGCTGCGTGACGAGCGCAACCAGCGGCTGCGCGAGATCGGTGCCGGCAACAAGCTCGTCAAGCAGATCATCGACCTGGCCCTGTTGACCAACGGCATGCTGAAGGGCAAGAACCTGACCGACTTCATCCAGCGGTCGATCTCGCTCATCGAGAAATAGCCCCTACGGCCGTGCATCATCGGACGGACCGGGGTACGGTATCCAATAAATAGAGACGGGAGGGAATTTCGATATCGAAATTCCCTCCCGTTTTTGTGTCGGTGCGTGTCAGTTGTCGGCTTTCCCGCAGGCGAGCCTTTCCAATTGTATCCAGTCTCCCGACTGGATTGCCGGGATAGCACGGCGAATGCGTTCGTATGGCCACTCCCACCAGCGGATACGCAGCAGGAGTTCAATCACCTCGGGGGCGAAACGGTTGCGGATGGGCCGGGCCGGGACGCCCCCGACAATCGTATATGGAGCCACGTCGCGGGTGACAACGGCTCGCGTTCCTATCACAGCACCGTCGCCGATCCGAACGCCGGCCAATATGGCAGCCTCGTAACCGATCCACACGTCGTTGCCTACGATAATATCTCCCTTGCAGTCCCAGGCTTCGGCAACCCGCGTCCGGTCGCCCTGCCACTCCTCGTAGAAGAGCGGGAAGGTGTAGGTGGAAAGCGACCGCAGCGTGTGGTTGGCACAGTTGAAAAGGAATTTTGCTCCACAGGCAATCGAACAGAAACGCCCGATGATGAGCCGCTCGTGGTGGACGGGATAATGGTAGAGAATATTGTTGGTGGCGAAAAGGCGCGGGTCGGATCTGAAATCGTTATAGATCGTATAGTCGCCGATTTCAATTTGCGGATCGTCGATGACGGCATTCAGATAGACAGTCTGCCGGTCGCCTGTCCGCGGATAGATTTTGTTCATCATGTTTTCAGTCTTTTAAAGCGTTATTCGTTCAGAATCAGATACAATCATCCGGTCGGAACCGTTGGGCAGTTCCGACACGACAGATAATCGGATTCAGATACAGCGCTTCATCGTGAAAACATCATTTTTTTCTGATCTTTACTCGGCTGGCTCCTCCGTCCAGTGCGGGCGGATCAGATCGAGGAACCACTCCGGGCAGCGGCACGGACGCCGTGTATCGCTGTGGATGAAGCCCAGCTGGGTCATGCCCGTGTTGATCAGTTCGCCCTTCTCGTTGTAGATCTCGTAGAAGAAGTTGATGCGTGTCGAGGGGATCTCCCGAAGGATGATCCGCACCGTCAGCAGTTCGTCGAAATAGGCCGGTTTCCGGTACTTGGACTGCACTTCGAGGATCGGCATCATGATGCCGCGGCGCTCAACCTCGGCAAACGACATGCCCAGATGGCGCAACAGTTCGCTCCGCGCCGCCTCGTAGTAGCAGATGTAGTTCGAATGGTGGCAGATGGCCATCTGGTCGGTATGCTTGTACCAGACCCTGATTTTGCAATCGTGGCTCAGCATGATTTATCGGATTTTTGGGTTTGTCACTTGTTTTCAGGAGAATCGTTCTCCGCAACAGGCCGATCCTGCCGGAGGCTCTTCGAAAGCGGATGTCCCAGCAGATGCTCGGCACCGGCAAGATCTCCCGATTCGAACCGTTGCCGGATGGCGGTCGAACTGACCCGTACGCCGTCGACCGTACACGGCCCCACGCGAATCACCCGCAGGCGTTCGCACACCTGCGGATCGTCACACGCCAGGCCGTCGTGGCCGAAGCGGTGGTTGAAGCCCGCTACAAGCGTTTCGGCGCCGAGGCGGCCGATCAGGTATCGGTCGACGAACTCCCGGCCCGTGAGGGCGCTGAACGTCCGGTCGAACGGTATGACGATCAGGTTATCAACCCCCAACCCCTCCAGCAGGGCAATCTTTTCATCGAGGGTCGTCAGCAGCCGGAGCCCTTCGGCTCGCCCCAGCGCGATGCGCGGATGCGGTTCGAAGGTCATCACGATGCTCTCACCTCCGGCAACACGGGCCTCGCCGACAAGTCGCTCGATCAGCGCCCGGTGGCCGAGATGCACACCGTCATACGACCCGACGGTGACCGCCGGATGGTCGAAATGCGGAAGATGTTCAAATCCGTAAAATACGCGCATTCTACGAATTGGCGTTGGCGTCGTTCTCCTTGACGAAGTAGGCGACCTTTTCGAGCAGCGTCGTGATGTCGTAATTCTCGACCACAATTCCTTGCGGGAAGTTCAACGGTGTGGAGGTGAAGTTCAGTACTCCCTTGATGCCGGCGTTGATGATCGGCAGAACGAGCATCGGGGCCACCTTCGTGGGTGACGATACGATCACGATCGAGATGTCCTTGTCCTCGACCTCCTTCTCGAACGTATCCATGTGGTAACACGGAATGCCGTCGATGATCTTGCCCACCTTCTCGGGATCGACATCGA is a genomic window containing:
- a CDS encoding CatB-related O-acetyltransferase, with the protein product MMNKIYPRTGDRQTVYLNAVIDDPQIEIGDYTIYNDFRSDPRLFATNNILYHYPVHHERLIIGRFCSIACGAKFLFNCANHTLRSLSTYTFPLFYEEWQGDRTRVAEAWDCKGDIIVGNDVWIGYEAAILAGVRIGDGAVIGTRAVVTRDVAPYTIVGGVPARPIRNRFAPEVIELLLRIRWWEWPYERIRRAIPAIQSGDWIQLERLACGKADN
- a CDS encoding thioesterase family protein codes for the protein MLSHDCKIRVWYKHTDQMAICHHSNYICYYEAARSELLRHLGMSFAEVERRGIMMPILEVQSKYRKPAYFDELLTVRIILREIPSTRINFFYEIYNEKGELINTGMTQLGFIHSDTRRPCRCPEWFLDLIRPHWTEEPAE
- a CDS encoding FAD synthase, coding for MRVFYGFEHLPHFDHPAVTVGSYDGVHLGHRALIERLVGEARVAGGESIVMTFEPHPRIALGRAEGLRLLTTLDEKIALLEGLGVDNLIVIPFDRTFSALTGREFVDRYLIGRLGAETLVAGFNHRFGHDGLACDDPQVCERLRVIRVGPCTVDGVRVSSTAIRQRFESGDLAGAEHLLGHPLSKSLRQDRPVAENDSPENK